The DNA sequence AATGCGACCTAATTGCACCAGATAGCGTTTCCACTCTTTCAGTAAGCGCGTTTCCGCCTCTGTTGCCATCGCCAGCTCTTCGGCATAGGTCAGCTCGCTGATGCGCTCACGGGCGGCCTGACGTCGGCCATCAAGGTCGCACTGTGCCGCCAGTACCGTTGCCGCATGCTGTGCCGCCGCATCCGTCACCCACGCATCGCCTTGCCAGCGGTCGAACTCACCGGATGGCGGCAACAGCGTCAGGTGCTCTGGCAAATCACCGAGCGTGCCAATTGCCTGCGGCTGGCGGGTGCGGGTGTCATACGCCGTTTGACCGCGAAAATCCGCCACCACCTCCCAGTGCAACCCATCGGCAGCGCGCCGCACTGCCTGCCCGGTCGCTACATCGGCCGGTGGCACATCGGCGTAGCTATGTGCAGGCACGC is a window from the Dickeya lacustris genome containing:
- a CDS encoding tail fiber assembly protein; this encodes MQTNDIAVLGENGLAHTSGWLRVYHADVQTGEYSGSSEEYLMTGTGVPAHSYADVPPADVATGQAVRRAADGLHWEVVADFRGQTAYDTRTRQPQAIGTLGDLPEHLTLLPPSGEFDRWQGDAWVTDAAAQHAATVLAAQCDLDGRRQAARERISELTYAEELAMATEAETRLLKEWKRYLVQLGRIDTAAAPDIDWPETPST